The DNA region CTCGCTGCTCGATGGACCGTCCTTCCTCACCCTTACCGGCGGCACCCTCGGGGCCGGCGAAACCTGCACCTTCACGGTGCTCGTCGACATCCCGTCGGTCACCCCGATGGGCGACTACACCAACGTCACCAGCACCCTCGACGCGGAGGTCGGCGGTGAAACGGTGGTCGGCGCCACCACTCAGGCCACCCTCACCCTGGGCGACAACATCCTGGCGATCCCGACCTTGGGTCAGTGGGGATTGCTGCTGCTGGCCCTGGGCCTTGGATGGTTGGGCATCGTGGCCATGCGGCGATCGGCCTGAGGCCGGGGATCAGGTAAGGACAGAAGAGCCCGCGATCCTCCTCGGGATCGCGGGCCTTCCACTTCTCTGGCCAGAATCAAAGTTAGGCGCTGACCTGCAAGGGGGAGGCAGAGCCCCCGCTGGACCCCAGAACGGTCCCGATCCGCGCGGCCTCTGAGAAACCGGCCCCTTGCAGGAGGTCCAGAACTTCCTCAACGGTTTTCGCGGGCACTCCGAAGAGCAACCCACCGGAGGTCTGCGGGTCGAACAGAAGCGGATAGGCGGAATGGCGGACCGCTTCGCCCTGCACCAGGAGCTGCGCCTTGGCCCGGGCGTTCTCCTCATGAGCGGTGCTGCGGATTCCTTGACCGAGGAGTTCGATGGCGCCCGGCAGGGCCGGCACGGCATCGAGATCGATCTGCGCCGACACGCCGCTTGCCCGCAGCGTCTCCAGCAGGTGGCCGGCCAGGCCGAAGCCGGTGATGTCGGTCATCGCCGTAGCGCCGTGGGCGACGGCGATTTCGGCGGCGCGGGCGTTGGACTGGACCATCGACGAGATCGCCGATTCCAGCCACCGTCCGCGCAGGCGCCCCTGCATGTCCGCCTGGAGGAGAACGCCGGTGCCGAGGCCTTTGGTGAGGATCAGCTCCTGCCCGCTTTCAAGGAGATCGAGGGTCAGCGGCGCGCGCCCGGCGGACAGTTCGCCGTCCACCGCGAAGCCGACCAGCAGTTCCGGGCCGGTGGTGGTGTGCCCGCCGAGGAGAGTCACCCCTTCGGCATCGAAAGCGACCCGCGCTCCGGCCAGGACCTGATAGAGCATCTCTTCGGCCACCGAGGATGGCAGATGGCTGGGCAGGGCGACGAGCGCTTGAGCGTGGCGCCCATGGGCGCCTTTGGCCCAGAGATCCGACAGGGCGTTGACGGCAGCGACGCGACCGACTAGAAACGGATCGTCCGTGAAGGACCGAAATGCGTCGATCGTCGAGACGATCCGGTCGCCCCGCCGGGTGGTGAAAATCGCCGCGTCGTCCGGACGGTCGAGGCCAACGAAGACGCCGGGATCGGCCGGAGCCGGTGGCAAGCGGGCCAGGGCACGGGCCAGGCTGGTCTGACCGATCTTGGCGGCACAGCCGCCGCACTCCATCTCGCCGGAGGCGGAATCGCTCGTGCCCATCCCGGCGCCCTCAAAGGACTTCTGTAGCGCCCCCTCGGCGTCCAACACCTGAAACTTGTCCATAAACCGCCGGTCGATCCAGTCTTTGAGGCGCATCACCCAGCGACCCTCGAAGGACCAGCGCCCTTTGGTGCCGAGGGCCTCGCCGTCGCCCAGATTGAGAAGCGATAGGAAATCCGACTGCGGCCGGTATCGGCGCAGGGGTTCGCTCGCCGCGAAGGCGCGCAGGTTGTCCAGCAGGTACGGCCCTTGGCGCACCGCGTAGACGCCGGCCTTGGGCGTTCGCGGCGCTTCGAGCAGGGTGGCGCAATCGCCGACGGCGAACAGATCGTCGTGGTCCCGCACCTGGAGGGTCGGCCGGGTCCAGACGAAGCCGCGGTCGTCCGTCGCCAAGCCGGAACGGGTAAAGAGATCCCGTGCCGTGGCGCCGACCACCCACACCAGCAGCTCGCACGGCAGCTCTCGGCCATCTTCCAGAACCACCCGATCCGCTTCCGCCTGGGCGATGCGCTGTCCCGTGGTGATCCGGATTGAGCGCGCCACGGCGTGCTTTCGAGCCCGCCGCACCAGGGACTCGGGTTCTCCCGGCAAGAGCCGCCGACCTCCTTGCACCAGATGCACCTCCAGGGACGGATCTTCCGCCCCGCCGAGGCGTTGCCACAGGGCGAAGGCCATCTCGACTCCTCCGGCCCCGCCGCCGGCGACGACAATGCGAAAGGGCTCTCCGGCCGGCCGTTCGCCGACTCGCTCCACCACCTCTTCCACCCGCTGCACCAACCGGCCGATGGGGCGCGACGGTAGGGCGTGCTGGCACACCCCGGGCAGATCCAAGCCGGCGACGGTGGAGCCGATGTCGAAGGAGGCGACGTCGTAGGTAATGGACGGGCGATCCGCCAGTTCGATCCGGCGGGCGGCGGCGTCCACCGCCACGGCGGCCGACAGGATCACCCGCGCACCGGCCCGCCGGGCAAGCGGCAACACATCGATCTCCAGCTCCTCGGCGCGGTACTGGCCGGCGACAAATCCCGGTACCATGCCCGAGTAGACGGCGATCGGGGTGTCGAGAACCACCGTCAGATGGAATTCCGGCAGGGGCTCCATGGCGAGTCCGCGGAGCACCTGTACATGGGAATGTCCACCGCCCACGAGGACGACCTCACGCTGTTTTTTTCGGCGGGATGGCATCTTCGAGTCGCTCGGCGCGAGGTAGCAGTGGATGGACTGGCCGGAACGGACGGCCTCAGCGATTGTATCCGCGCCGGGCACCTATGATTCAATATCTTTCATGCGCTCGGTCTGTCTGCTCCTCTGCTCGATACTGACCCTTCCCGCCGTGAGCTGCGCCGCTTCCACCGATCACCTTTCGGACGCCGCCAAGCGCGCGCGTATCCAGGAGATGTACGACGGCTACCGCGCCTCCTTCGTCGAGGTGCAAGGCATCTCCGCCGAAGAGGTCATGCGACGGCGGGACACCGAAGACGTTCTGTTCATCGACGTGCGATCGGCAAAGGAGCGCCGGATTTCGCGCATTCGGAACTCCGTCACCCCCGAAGAGCTGCCGAAAGACCCCACGGAACTGCGGGAGGAGCTGGGCGATCGTCTGGTGGTCGCCTATTGCACCGTGGGCTATCGCAGCGGCAAGTACGCCGAAAAGCTGCAGAATCAGGGCATCGAAATCCTCAACCTGGAGGGCAGCCTGCTGTCCTGGACTCACGCCGGCGGTGAGTTGGTGGACGATGCCGGTCCGACCGACAAGCTTCACGTCTACGGCAAACGGTGGAATCTCGCCCCGCAGGGCATCGAAACCACCTGGTAGCCGTCCTCGATCACGGCGCGGTACCCTCGCCGCAAGACCCCCAACGAAACCTAGGAGGCGTCAATCATGGACCTCGGAAGATTCTCCGTTTCGCTCACCGTCAAGGATCTCGCCGCCTCCAAGGAGTTCTACGAGGCGCTGGGCTTCGAAGTGGTGGCCGGCGACGCCGAACAAAACTACCTGATCCTGCAAAACGGAGAGGCGATCATCGGCCTATTCCACGGCATGTTCGACCAGAACATTCTCACCTTCAATCCCACCGATGCCCGCGCCATTCAGAAGGACCTCAAGGCAAAGGGAATTCCGCTGGTGCTCGAGGCCGACGAAGAAGGCGACGGACCCACCCACCTGACGCTCCTCGACCCGGACGGCAACCCGATATTGATCGACCAACACTAGTCCGGCCGATCCGGTAGCCAGCAGGTCACCACCGTGCCCTTCCCTTCGGCGGATTGGAGGCTGATCTTGCCGCCGTGTTCTTCGACAATCTCGCGGCACAGAGCGAGCCCCAGGCCGCTGCCGGTCTTCTTGGTCGAGTAAAACGGCAGCAGGGCGTGTTCGAGGGTCTCGGCATCCATTCCACGGCCGCGGTCGCGCACCTGGATCCACACCCCGGTGGGTGGTGCGGGAGTGACGACCAGTTCGACCGGTGGCGGACCGTTGCCCTCGAACCCGCTGTCCACTCCAACGCCGGCTTCGGTGGCGTTCTTGAACAGGTTGATCAGTAGCTGGCGGATTTGGGCCGGATCAAAGTATCCCGGCTGGCGAGGCAAAGGCCCAACCACCTGCACCGATGGGTACTCGCCGATCGAGTCCACCAGCTCCTGCCAGACCACCTCTTCGCGCCGCGGTTTGGGCAGCCGGGCGAATCGGGCGTAGTCCGCGATGAAGCCCTGGAGGTGGTCGAGACGCTCGCGGATGAGGCGAAACACCTCGTCCGAGCGCTCGGCGTGGCGTGGCTCTTTGGCGATGACGCTGGCGGAGTGGATGAGCGACGACACCGGCGCCAGGGAGTTGTTGAGCTCGTGGGAAATCACCCGGATGACCTTCTTCCAGGCCTCCGCCTCCTGCCGGCCGAGGTCGCCGGTCATCCGGCGCAGCAGCACCAGCCGGTGGCGCCGGCGGTTCAGGCGGAAGGTGCGCTGGGAGAGGAGAAAGGTCTCCGGCGGATCGCTGTCCGGCAGGGTGAAGAGGCCGTCCAGCTCGTCCGTCAACATCTGCCGCATTTCGGCCGGTAGGCCTGCGCGCACCTCCCCGAAATCCAGGCCGTTGAGGTTCCCACCGCCCATCAAGAGGGCGCGGGCCTGGCGATTCGAGTAGATCACCCGATCGATGGCGTTGAGCAGCAGGATCGCCGCCGGCGACCGGTCGAGGGCCGTCTGCAGCAAGAGCTGACGCTGGCGGACGGTGGTTCGCTCCTGCCGCAGCACCTCACCGACTTCGTTGTAGAGCTCCACCAGCAGCCCGAGTTCGTCCCTGCGACGATAGGCCAGCCGCACGCTGAAGTCGCCGTCCCGAAAACTGCGAATGCCGTCGCTCACCCCTCGCACGATGCGGTCCAGAGGGCTCAGCATGCGCTGGATCCACCACGCTCCGAGGCTGATTCCGACCAACAGAGTACCGAGGAACACCACCCGCGGGGAGTAGTCGAAGAAGCTGATGGTGGCGGCCACCGCCGCCATCAGCGCCAGTAAGACGGCAAAGCCGAGGGTGACCTTGCCGGCGAAGGAAAAGCGGCGCGGGGCGAGATCCGCACGGCGGCGGCGTTCGGTGGTGGAGCGGGACGACAGGAGCAGGGACACGGCCTATCTTAGTCCCGAACGGAGCCGCCTAACGGTGGCAGGCCGAGGTCAAAACTTGGGGCGCCGCTCGAGTTCGATGCCGAGGCGCGCCATCCGGCGGTACAGTGCCTGGCGGCTGATCTCGTAACGATCGGCTACCCGCGAGACGATGCCGTCTTCCTCGGCCAAGGCCTGGACCAGGCCTTGGCGTTCGACGATCTCTTCCGGCGACAGGCCGAGGGAGTCGACATTCTCTTCTTCCAGGCCGAGGTCGCCCACCTCGATGCGTTCGCCGCTGGAGACCACCGTCGAGCGCTGCATGCGGTTTTCCAGCTCCCGCACATTGCCGGACCAGGAGTGCTGGAGCAAAGCCCTTTCGGCGCCTTCGCTCAGGCTCTTGGCTTCGGCCGAGGCACTGAAACGATCGAGGAAGTGCTGGGCAAGGGGCAGAATGTCCTCTCGGCGACTCTGGAGGGGAGGCAGGCGAACCTCCACCACGTTCAGCCGAAAATAGAGATCTTCTCGGAAGCGACCCTGGGTCAGGGCATCCGCCAGCACCGTATTGGTGGCGCTCAACACCCGCACATCCACCCGCTGGGTGTCGCTGCTACCGAGGCGCTGGAATTCGCCGCTCTGCAGCACCCGCAGAAGTTTGACCTGGCCCTGCAGCGACAGGGAATCGACCTCGTCCAGAAACAGGGTGCCCCGATGGGCGGTTTCGAAATGGCCTTTACGCCGGCTGCGGGCGCCGGTAAAAGCGCCGGCCTCGGCGCCGAACAGTTCCGCTTCCATCAGCTCTTCGGGAATCGCGCCGACGTTGACCCGCACGAAGGGCTGATCGCGCCGGCTGGAGTTGGCCTGGATGATCTCGGCGATCTTTTCTTTGCCGGAACCGCTCGGGCCGGTGATCATCACCGGCGCCTCGGAGCCGGCCACGTTCACCGCCAGCCGGACCACCCGATGCATCGCTCCGCTGGCGTAGATCAGGCCGCACAGGTCAAACTCGTCGGCCAGTTGCCGCCGGGCGTCGTCCAGCTTCGCCCGGCGCTGCTCGTCGGTGAGCTGGCCGGCCCGCATCTCCACCAGCGCCGTCACCGTGGCCAGCAGCTTCTCGTCCTCCCAGGGCTTTTGAATGTAGTCCACCGCCCCTTCGCGCACCAGCTCGACGGCCGTTTCCAGCGAGGCCCAGGCGGTCATCAGCAGGATCGGCACGTCCGGCTGGACCTCGCGCAGGGCGTGGAACAGCTCCACGCCGGCCCGGCCGGAGGTTTCATCGCGCCGAAAGTTCATGTCCTGGATCACCGCGCCGAGGGGCTCCGCCCTGGCCCGCGCCAGGGCCTCCTCGGGGGAGGTCGCCACCGCGCAGGAAACGTCGTGCAGATCGAACAACAGCTCCAGGGCGGTGACCACCGCCTGCTGGTCGTCGACGATCAGCACCCGCAGATCACTGGCTATCGGCATCACTCATCCCTAAAGAAAAAAACGGCTCTCCGGGCCAGCACCGGGGGTGTCCGGCGCGAAGCCTCGGCCGGTCGACCTCAGACGGTCCGCGTGGCGACCTCCGGCGAAACGCCCGTCGCGCGCAGCGCCGGCGCGAGGGCCGCGGCAATGCCCGTCAGCCACAGCAACACCATGCCGCCCACCAGCAGTCGCCAGTCGAGTTTCGGCATGCCGGCCATCTGCACCAGAGTGTAGTTGAGGAGGAGAGAGAACAGTACGCCGGCGGCCAGGCCACAGCCGGTGATCATCCAGTTCTCCACCAGGAAGTAGCGCACGATGTCCCGCTTGGTCGCTCCCAGGGCGCGCCGGGTTCCGATCTGGCGCCGCCGCTCGGTCACCGAGAAGGAGGTCAAGCCGATGATGCCCAAAGAGGTCACCAGGATCATCAGCAGGGTCACCGCGGTCAGGATCTTGATCACCGCCAGGTCGTCGGAGTAATAGCCTTCCTTGAACTCGTAGAGGGGCTTGACGGTCACCAGGCGATCCCCTTCCGCCTCCAGCATCCGCTCTTCGAGACCGGCGGCTACGGCGTCGCGCGCACCGGGCTCGGTGCGCACCAGGTAGCGCACCCGTGCCGAGCTGCCCGGACGGCCCGGCTGCAGCATGGTGTAATCCTCAACCCCCGAGGTGAGCCAAAAGTTCTGGAGGTGATCGACGATCCCAATGATCGTCTCGCGCATCTGGCCCTCGCGGTTCTGGATGTCGTTGCCCAGAGCATCGCCGCCAGGAAACAGCGCATCGGCCAAGGCCTGGGTGATGATCACGTTGCGCTGCGCAACGATGCCCTCCTCGTCCGTTTCAAAGTCGAAATCCGTTGACTGAAAGTCCCGGCCGGCCACGATTTTCGGTCCGAAGGTGGCGACGGCCCCTTCCGTCACCACGAAATAGGGCACGCTCACGCCATCCGCATCGGGGTCGGAACCGGAGGCCCTGCGGCCGGTCCCGCTGCCGCCGCCGCTCAGCGGCGTCGCGCTACTGGCCATCGCCGCCACGGCACCGGGAATTGACTCCAAACGCTCAATATCCGCTTGCCGCAGAGTGTCGAGAAAATCCTCGTCGGCGTACTGAGAGCCGAAGGGTTCGGTGGTCACCACCAGGGTGTTCAGTTCATCGTAGCCGGTGTCTCGCTGAAAAGTCGTGCGCAGGTCGAGCACCATGGTGATGCAGTTGACAACGATCGCCAAAGTCAAAGCGACCTCCAAGGCGATTAGCCAGAAACGCACCTTGTTGTGCATCAGCGAGCGAAAAATCGGTCCGAGTTCCATAGGTGTCGCCTCCCCTCTACTGCAGTTTCAGATACGTGGCTGGAGGAATCCGGCAGATGCGCCAAGCCGGGTAGACGCCCGCGACCAGCGCGGCGAAGAGCGCCAACAGCACCCCCACCAAGGCCATCTCCGGCGTCAATCGGAAGGGCTCCGCGGCGGAGATCAGTCGGCTGGTGACGGTCAGCGTCAGAATCGCCAGCGGCAACCCCACGACGCAACCGAGGACGCCGATCAACTGGCACTCGACCAGGTGGTGCAGAAAAACCGACAGCTTGCTCGCCCCCAAGGCTCTTCGAACTCCCACTTCCGGCGCTCGCGCCAAGAACTTGCCGAGCAGAATGCCGATCAGATTGACGGCGCACACCAGCAAGAAGAGAAGCGACAGGATGGTGAGGGTCATCGCCTGGGCGGGCACCACCTCTTGGTTGTCCAGCCATTCGGTCACCGTGCGCACCCTGTTGTTGACCGGTCGTTCCATGCGACCGAGTTCCTTCTGCTGCATGGCATACGCATTCAGCCAGGTCTCAAACCGCTCCTTCTGGTGGAGATCGTCCAGTTGAACCCAAAGCTGCAACCAGGTGAGTTCTGAATCGAGACGTTCCTGGTAGTTGGTGATGCTCTGAAACTTCCATCCGTTGGTATTGCCGGCGGTCCTCACCTCCATCGGCTCCGCCAGGCTGATCGGAAGATAGATTTCCTCCGATGGATTGTAGGGACCGTTGGTGACGTCGTAGAACTTCGGCGACGGCTGCCACGGAGCCAAAACCCCGACGACTTGAAAGTCCTCTTCCTCGATCCGCACTCGCCGACCGACGCTGTCCTCACCTCCGAAGAGTTTGATGTTGGTGTCGAATGACAGCACCACCACGCGCTCCTCGCCCTCGTCGGCGCTTCGGCTCCAGCCGGCGCCGAACTGAAAAGGCATTGCAAACATCGGGAAGACGTCCGCCGTCGAGAGGCGACCCATCGCCCGGAAGGGTCGCAGATCCGCCGCCGCTGGATGTACCGTCATCTGCGCTTTGAACATGGCGCTACGGTAGGTGGGAATGTCGCTCCCCTGGATCGCCATCGCATCGCGATAGGTGAGCTGGTCCGGCGGCTCGTCGGGGTTGTCCTCGTCGTAGGACCGGTTCGGGTTCCAGGCGTCGACCTGAACATGGAACACCTGTGGGCTCTTGGACGGCAGAGGATCTTGCGCCAACAGGTGATGAATGTTGACGAAAGTGGTCGCTACGGCCATGCCAAGGGCAATGCCCCCCACAAGCAGCGCCGACAGCACTGGATTTCGGCGCAGGCTCAAGAAAGCCATGCGGATCTGGTAAGCGAGCATCGAGCTAGGCCTCCACCGTAACCGAAGACTTCGCTTGCGCGGCCGGATCGAAGAGCGGACGGGCCGTTTCGTCCTGCATGTCGAGCAGTCGACCATCGAGCAGGTGAATCTGTCGCGGCGCCCGGGCGGCAAGTTCCGGATCGTGGGTGACTACGATCACCGTCGTGCCGGTACCGTTGATCTTCTCCAGCAGATCCATGATCTCCGCCGCCATCTCCGAGTCGAGATTGCCGGTGGGCTCGTCCGCCAGGATGAGCTGCGGCGTGCCGACCAGGGCGCGGGCCACCGCCACGCGCTGCTGCTGACCACCGGAAAGCTGCGCCGGGAAGTGCTTGATGCGAGAGGTCAAGCCCACGATCTCCAGCGACTCCTCGATCGCCGCCCGGCGAGCCTTGGCGCCCGTGCCCCGGTAGCGCAGAGGCACGTCGATGTTGTCGAACACGTTGAGATCGGGGATCAGATTGAAGCTCTGGAAGATAAACCCGATCTTTTCGTTGCGGATGCGCGACATCTCGCGGTCCGTCAATCGACTGACGTCGGCTCCGTCGAGGATGTACTTGCCTTCATCGAAGGTGTCGAGCAACCCCGACACGTTCAAGAAAGTCGTTTTTCCGGAGCCCGACGGTCCGGTGACCGAGATGAACTCGCCGGCCGTAACCTCCAGGTCAAATCCGCTCAGGGCGTGGGTTTCCACGTGCTCCGTGCGATAGATCCGCCGAATATTTTGCATGCTGATCATGGACTCATCTCCTCGCTCTCGTTTGCCCTTGGAAAAACTTTTTCACCGCCGCAGCAAAAGTCGTTCTGCCCCTTCAAAGCGACTGATGTCCGACAGGATGATGCGATCTCCCAATTCCAGACCGCCCAGGATTTCGACTTCGGAGACGCTCAGGGCGCCGACTTCGATGGGCCGAAGCACCGCCAAGCCGTCGTCCAGCACATAGGCCTGACGCCCGCCACCACTTTCCAGGAAGGAACCACGCGGTACCTTCAAAGTATCGCCGCGCGTCTCCAGCAGGAGCCGGGTGCTCAAGCGCTGGTTCTGCTTGAGCCCTTCGGGCGCCTCGCCGACGAAGGAGACGATCCCCTGCACCCGACTACCCCGCACTTCCGGAGATAGGCTCTCGAGTAAGCCCCGGTACTCCTCGCCATCGAACAGGATCGACGCCTCGGTGCCTGGGCCGAGATTCTGGGTATAGGACTCGGGTACGGCGACCTCGATCTCGAAGGCCGAAAGATCAACCACCGTCATCACTTCCTGGCCCTGCACCACCGAGCCGCGATCCGCCACCTCGATGCGGGAAACCAGACTCGACACCGGTGCCCGGATGGCGAGTTCGTCGACCTGCCGTTCCAGGTCTTCCACCACCAGCCGCTGGCGCTCGACTTCCGACCGCCGCTGGCGCAGCTCGAAATCGAGGGTCTCCGTCTGCAGGTCGAGGCGCTGGCGGGCCAATTCCAGTTCGAGGGAAGACACCTTGACGGCGTCCTGCGCCCGCTCGAGCTCCACCGCGTTCAGCAAGCCTTCCTGGCGGATGCGCTCGGCCCGTTCCAGGGCGCGTTGCCCCGCTTCGAGTTCGACTTCCGCCAACCGAATGTCCTGCCGCCCCTGCAACCGAGTCTGTTCGGAGAGAATGCGCTGGCGCTCGACCTCGGAGCGTAGGGAGCTCAACGTCGAGCGCTCCTGGCGTAGCCGGCTTTCGATCTCCGGACTGGCCACCCGCGCCAGCACCTGACCGCCTTCCGCGAACTGACCCGCCACCACCTCAAGGCGGATCACCCCACGCGCCGGACTGACCAAGGTCGGCCGGAACGCCGCCACCACATTGCCCTGCACGGAAACGTCCCGCACCAGGTCGCCGCGGATCACGGTCCCCACGCGAACGTCGGAGAGAGCCACCGACGCCTCGGACTGGGCCCAGCGACGGATGGACGGATAGGCCATCGAAGCCAGGATCAAGCAAACCACCCCGACCCCCATCCAGATCCACGCCCGACGCCCCCGCACGCCCTTCGGCCGCTCCACTACACGATCCATCGCTGAGTTGTTCCGAATCACGTAAGTAGCCTCCTGCCCCTTCCCAAAGCAAGAGCCGAGCCACCTCGCAACATCAGAGTAAGCGACCTTTTTTCAGACACTTAGACTGAGTCCCCAAAGACGCCAAGGAGCGGATAGTTGACAGGTGTCCGGGTGCGAGCGGACAGGTGTCCGGGTGCTCAGCATGGACCAGCCCTGATCAGGCAGGAGGGAGATGCTGCATCGGCGGCGCAAAAGAAAAAGCCCCGCGGCGAACGCGGGGCTTTCGAATGGGGCTCTCGGTGAGAG from Acidobacteriota bacterium includes:
- a CDS encoding ATP-binding protein — its product is MSLLLSSRSTTERRRRADLAPRRFSFAGKVTLGFAVLLALMAAVAATISFFDYSPRVVFLGTLLVGISLGAWWIQRMLSPLDRIVRGVSDGIRSFRDGDFSVRLAYRRRDELGLLVELYNEVGEVLRQERTTVRQRQLLLQTALDRSPAAILLLNAIDRVIYSNRQARALLMGGGNLNGLDFGEVRAGLPAEMRQMLTDELDGLFTLPDSDPPETFLLSQRTFRLNRRRHRLVLLRRMTGDLGRQEAEAWKKVIRVISHELNNSLAPVSSLIHSASVIAKEPRHAERSDEVFRLIRERLDHLQGFIADYARFARLPKPRREEVVWQELVDSIGEYPSVQVVGPLPRQPGYFDPAQIRQLLINLFKNATEAGVGVDSGFEGNGPPPVELVVTPAPPTGVWIQVRDRGRGMDAETLEHALLPFYSTKKTGSGLGLALCREIVEEHGGKISLQSAEGKGTVVTCWLPDRPD
- a CDS encoding HlyD family efflux transporter periplasmic adaptor subunit; the encoded protein is MDRVVERPKGVRGRRAWIWMGVGVVCLILASMAYPSIRRWAQSEASVALSDVRVGTVIRGDLVRDVSVQGNVVAAFRPTLVSPARGVIRLEVVAGQFAEGGQVLARVASPEIESRLRQERSTLSSLRSEVERQRILSEQTRLQGRQDIRLAEVELEAGQRALERAERIRQEGLLNAVELERAQDAVKVSSLELELARQRLDLQTETLDFELRQRRSEVERQRLVVEDLERQVDELAIRAPVSSLVSRIEVADRGSVVQGQEVMTVVDLSAFEIEVAVPESYTQNLGPGTEASILFDGEEYRGLLESLSPEVRGSRVQGIVSFVGEAPEGLKQNQRLSTRLLLETRGDTLKVPRGSFLESGGGRQAYVLDDGLAVLRPIEVGALSVSEVEILGGLELGDRIILSDISRFEGAERLLLRR
- a CDS encoding VOC family protein; amino-acid sequence: MDLGRFSVSLTVKDLAASKEFYEALGFEVVAGDAEQNYLILQNGEAIIGLFHGMFDQNILTFNPTDARAIQKDLKAKGIPLVLEADEEGDGPTHLTLLDPDGNPILIDQH
- a CDS encoding FtsX-like permease family protein, whose protein sequence is MELGPIFRSLMHNKVRFWLIALEVALTLAIVVNCITMVLDLRTTFQRDTGYDELNTLVVTTEPFGSQYADEDFLDTLRQADIERLESIPGAVAAMASSATPLSGGGSGTGRRASGSDPDADGVSVPYFVVTEGAVATFGPKIVAGRDFQSTDFDFETDEEGIVAQRNVIITQALADALFPGGDALGNDIQNREGQMRETIIGIVDHLQNFWLTSGVEDYTMLQPGRPGSSARVRYLVRTEPGARDAVAAGLEERMLEAEGDRLVTVKPLYEFKEGYYSDDLAVIKILTAVTLLMILVTSLGIIGLTSFSVTERRRQIGTRRALGATKRDIVRYFLVENWMITGCGLAAGVLFSLLLNYTLVQMAGMPKLDWRLLVGGMVLLWLTGIAAALAPALRATGVSPEVATRTV
- the selD gene encoding selenide, water dikinase SelD, yielding MPSRRKKQREVVLVGGGHSHVQVLRGLAMEPLPEFHLTVVLDTPIAVYSGMVPGFVAGQYRAEELEIDVLPLARRAGARVILSAAVAVDAAARRIELADRPSITYDVASFDIGSTVAGLDLPGVCQHALPSRPIGRLVQRVEEVVERVGERPAGEPFRIVVAGGGAGGVEMAFALWQRLGGAEDPSLEVHLVQGGRRLLPGEPESLVRRARKHAVARSIRITTGQRIAQAEADRVVLEDGRELPCELLVWVVGATARDLFTRSGLATDDRGFVWTRPTLQVRDHDDLFAVGDCATLLEAPRTPKAGVYAVRQGPYLLDNLRAFAASEPLRRYRPQSDFLSLLNLGDGEALGTKGRWSFEGRWVMRLKDWIDRRFMDKFQVLDAEGALQKSFEGAGMGTSDSASGEMECGGCAAKIGQTSLARALARLPPAPADPGVFVGLDRPDDAAIFTTRRGDRIVSTIDAFRSFTDDPFLVGRVAAVNALSDLWAKGAHGRHAQALVALPSHLPSSVAEEMLYQVLAGARVAFDAEGVTLLGGHTTTGPELLVGFAVDGELSAGRAPLTLDLLESGQELILTKGLGTGVLLQADMQGRLRGRWLESAISSMVQSNARAAEIAVAHGATAMTDITGFGLAGHLLETLRASGVSAQIDLDAVPALPGAIELLGQGIRSTAHEENARAKAQLLVQGEAVRHSAYPLLFDPQTSGGLLFGVPAKTVEEVLDLLQGAGFSEAARIGTVLGSSGGSASPLQVSA
- a CDS encoding rhodanese-like domain-containing protein, whose amino-acid sequence is MRSVCLLLCSILTLPAVSCAASTDHLSDAAKRARIQEMYDGYRASFVEVQGISAEEVMRRRDTEDVLFIDVRSAKERRISRIRNSVTPEELPKDPTELREELGDRLVVAYCTVGYRSGKYAEKLQNQGIEILNLEGSLLSWTHAGGELVDDAGPTDKLHVYGKRWNLAPQGIETTW
- a CDS encoding ABC transporter permease, with the translated sequence MLAYQIRMAFLSLRRNPVLSALLVGGIALGMAVATTFVNIHHLLAQDPLPSKSPQVFHVQVDAWNPNRSYDEDNPDEPPDQLTYRDAMAIQGSDIPTYRSAMFKAQMTVHPAAADLRPFRAMGRLSTADVFPMFAMPFQFGAGWSRSADEGEERVVVLSFDTNIKLFGGEDSVGRRVRIEEEDFQVVGVLAPWQPSPKFYDVTNGPYNPSEEIYLPISLAEPMEVRTAGNTNGWKFQSITNYQERLDSELTWLQLWVQLDDLHQKERFETWLNAYAMQQKELGRMERPVNNRVRTVTEWLDNQEVVPAQAMTLTILSLLFLLVCAVNLIGILLGKFLARAPEVGVRRALGASKLSVFLHHLVECQLIGVLGCVVGLPLAILTLTVTSRLISAAEPFRLTPEMALVGVLLALFAALVAGVYPAWRICRIPPATYLKLQ
- a CDS encoding ABC transporter ATP-binding protein, with amino-acid sequence MISMQNIRRIYRTEHVETHALSGFDLEVTAGEFISVTGPSGSGKTTFLNVSGLLDTFDEGKYILDGADVSRLTDREMSRIRNEKIGFIFQSFNLIPDLNVFDNIDVPLRYRGTGAKARRAAIEESLEIVGLTSRIKHFPAQLSGGQQQRVAVARALVGTPQLILADEPTGNLDSEMAAEIMDLLEKINGTGTTVIVVTHDPELAARAPRQIHLLDGRLLDMQDETARPLFDPAAQAKSSVTVEA
- a CDS encoding sigma-54 dependent transcriptional regulator yields the protein MPIASDLRVLIVDDQQAVVTALELLFDLHDVSCAVATSPEEALARARAEPLGAVIQDMNFRRDETSGRAGVELFHALREVQPDVPILLMTAWASLETAVELVREGAVDYIQKPWEDEKLLATVTALVEMRAGQLTDEQRRAKLDDARRQLADEFDLCGLIYASGAMHRVVRLAVNVAGSEAPVMITGPSGSGKEKIAEIIQANSSRRDQPFVRVNVGAIPEELMEAELFGAEAGAFTGARSRRKGHFETAHRGTLFLDEVDSLSLQGQVKLLRVLQSGEFQRLGSSDTQRVDVRVLSATNTVLADALTQGRFREDLYFRLNVVEVRLPPLQSRREDILPLAQHFLDRFSASAEAKSLSEGAERALLQHSWSGNVRELENRMQRSTVVSSGERIEVGDLGLEEENVDSLGLSPEEIVERQGLVQALAEEDGIVSRVADRYEISRQALYRRMARLGIELERRPKF